A window of the Streptomyces formicae genome harbors these coding sequences:
- a CDS encoding multicopper oxidase family protein, which translates to MDHTSQTSPTRRAVLGAGIAAVGSGLLTACSSGGSRRQGSPGAPAADDPGGFVVPGGKEVDEAHPEPVGPLRKQTFTATAGPVELGAGRTFRSWTYEGLLPGREVRITAGDTLSLTLANHLPVETTVHWHGIALRNDMDGVPGVTQPPVKPGETFDYRFAVPHAGTYWFHPHMGVQIDRGMYAPLIVDDPREPLEYDHEWIVMLDDWIDGVGGSTPDDVLAQLRNGKPAMGHGGDHGEHGDADGDGRRGARPDGPLGAGGGGVAEAPVPGGHADGKGARTAASPSPYRGKGPKRLMSGATSKLLGGHAGDVAYPYYLINGRTADDPTQFKAKPGDRIRLRIINAGGESAFRVALGGHRMTVTHSDGFPVRPYRTDALVIGMAERYDVLVTAKDGVFPLTALAEGKHGQAMAVLRTSSGAVPKPSTRPAELDRKVLVSARELVPDESAALSRRRPDRLIKITLTGNMKKYDWGIDHRPYDPDVLHMVERGERVRLVVINATDMWHPVHLHGHTYALAGIDSNGARKDTSILLPHHKMVADFDADNPGLWMLHCHNIYHSESGMMTTLAYHRNRD; encoded by the coding sequence ATGGACCACACCAGTCAGACCTCCCCCACGCGTCGCGCCGTGCTCGGCGCCGGGATCGCCGCCGTCGGCTCCGGGCTGCTCACCGCCTGTTCGAGCGGCGGATCGCGCCGCCAGGGCAGCCCCGGCGCGCCCGCGGCGGACGACCCGGGCGGCTTTGTCGTGCCGGGCGGCAAGGAGGTCGACGAGGCGCATCCGGAGCCCGTGGGACCGCTCCGCAAGCAGACGTTCACGGCCACCGCAGGACCGGTCGAGCTGGGCGCCGGACGCACCTTCAGGTCCTGGACGTACGAGGGGCTGCTGCCCGGCCGGGAGGTCCGGATCACCGCGGGCGACACCCTCTCGCTCACCCTCGCCAACCATCTGCCGGTGGAGACCACCGTGCACTGGCACGGCATCGCCCTGCGCAACGACATGGACGGGGTGCCCGGCGTGACGCAGCCGCCGGTCAAGCCGGGCGAAACGTTCGACTACCGGTTCGCCGTGCCGCACGCGGGCACGTACTGGTTCCACCCGCACATGGGCGTGCAGATCGACCGCGGGATGTACGCGCCGCTGATCGTGGATGACCCGCGTGAGCCGCTCGAGTACGACCACGAGTGGATCGTCATGCTGGACGACTGGATCGACGGGGTGGGCGGCTCGACGCCGGACGACGTCCTCGCCCAGCTCCGCAACGGCAAGCCCGCCATGGGCCACGGCGGGGACCACGGCGAGCACGGCGACGCGGACGGCGACGGGCGCAGGGGCGCCAGGCCCGACGGGCCGCTGGGGGCCGGCGGCGGAGGGGTGGCGGAGGCACCCGTACCGGGCGGGCACGCCGACGGGAAGGGCGCCAGGACGGCCGCCTCACCGTCGCCGTATCGCGGGAAGGGGCCGAAGCGGCTGATGTCGGGCGCCACGAGTAAGCTGCTCGGCGGCCACGCGGGCGACGTCGCCTACCCGTACTACCTGATCAACGGGCGTACGGCGGACGACCCCACGCAGTTCAAGGCCAAGCCCGGGGACCGGATCCGGCTGCGCATCATCAACGCCGGCGGCGAGTCGGCGTTCCGGGTGGCGCTCGGGGGCCACCGGATGACGGTCACCCACAGCGACGGCTTCCCCGTCCGGCCGTACCGGACCGATGCCCTGGTCATCGGCATGGCCGAGCGGTACGACGTGCTGGTCACCGCGAAGGACGGGGTCTTCCCGCTCACCGCGCTCGCCGAGGGCAAGCACGGCCAGGCGATGGCCGTCCTGCGCACCTCGAGCGGGGCGGTGCCGAAACCGTCCACGCGCCCGGCGGAGCTGGACCGCAAGGTGCTGGTGTCCGCCCGCGAGCTCGTTCCGGACGAGTCCGCGGCCCTGTCGCGGCGCCGGCCGGACCGGCTGATCAAGATCACGCTGACCGGCAACATGAAGAAGTACGACTGGGGCATCGACCACCGCCCCTACGACCCCGACGTGCTCCACATGGTCGAACGCGGTGAGCGGGTGCGGCTGGTGGTCATCAACGCCACGGACATGTGGCACCCGGTGCATCTGCACGGCCACACATACGCCCTGGCCGGCATCGACTCGAACGGCGCCCGCAAGGACACGTCGATCCTGCTGCCGCACCACAAGATGGTGGCGGACTTCGACGCGGACAATCCGGGCCTGTGGATGCTGCACTGCCACAACATCTACCACTCGGAGTCCGGGATGATGACGACTCTCGCGTACCACCGGAACAGGGACTAG